One genomic window of Punica granatum isolate Tunisia-2019 chromosome 1, ASM765513v2, whole genome shotgun sequence includes the following:
- the LOC116198021 gene encoding small RNA 2'-O-methyltransferase-like — MEGEGAAADPRKHTITPKAVIHTKFGSKATYVVEEVIEQPQNGCPGLSIPQKGPCLYQCRLELPELSVVSGQFRKKKDAEHDAAQKALHKLGIHQSKDNPTLEEAWEELVSRIGYLFSDEFLASQHPMSGHLRATLRREGDLCGLVPITVIAACDGKVNSLCKSIDPKVDSNACLALLFIKSAASKLSGSLSTSDGGLWIKRQNPYPQNILDSSTMQESCSSCAIRVHALYIPSSREELVEPLSFDVPPSGYYLDIIAQKLGLSSSSEVLISRSIGRASSETRLYYAASEFYQLDASSTVQKVEPCRGSLNVRASFLSGQDIFGDAILAAVGYAWKSKELFVEDISLQSYFRMLMNKTPAGAYKLSRGAIITAELPAAFTTKTNWRGLLPRELLCTFCRQHRLAEPKFTTSIVPVKSAPDLSGPPKKLRIMKSDEETEYADVGRPTPAVEESPESGSTFKCEVKILSKTQEVILVCSPKESFKRQIDCIQTAALKVLLWFNAYFLDTTPETLTLSADSLDITFNTEHFRREFKLSPSVYKYQQKKIPEIAGNNCHVIIEGPDSGMSPSSGSLASISYSVLLATVGGHVKELLESANEFEFEIGTGSVVSHVEVAVAQMSVGQSAFFSVDIPDQELILAASDDPTRTISLLDSNSCCLEYCVTLLHITEPLEDRMEQALFSPPLSKQRVEYAVCHIRESDATSLVDFGCGSGSLLDSLLDYATGLEKIVGVDISVKSLIRAAKVLHSKLSKNPGSIKSSALYDGSITVFDSRLCDFDIGTCLEVIEHMEEEQAHLFGDVVLSSFRPKTLIVSTPNYEYNVILQGSAVSSQEEDAEEKSQQERSYKFRNHDHKFEWTRKQFESWASKLAVKHNYRVEFSGVGGSGDVDPGFASQIAVFRREALQLPSLGDGPVATAGPASHHCNIVWEWNNGSGLP, encoded by the exons ATGGAGGGTGAAGGAGCTGCTGCGGATCCGAGGAAGCACACCATTACTCCTAAGGCCGTCATCCACACGAAATTTGGGAGCAAGGCTACCTACGTAGTGGAGGAAGTGATCGAGCAGCCTCAGAATGGGTGCCCGGGGCTGTCGATCCCGCAGAAGGGCCCTTGCCTCTACCAGTGCAGGTTGGAGCTCCCTGAATTGTCTGTCGTCTCCGGGCAGTTCCGGAAGAAGAAGGACGCCGAGCATGATGCTGCTCAGAAGGCTCTCCACAAG CTAGGTATCCATCAGTCAAAGGACAATCCCACTTTGGAGGAAGCATGGGAGGAGTTGGTTTCTCGCATTGGATACTTGTTCTCAGATGAG TTCCTGGCATCTCAACATCCGATGAGTGGTCACCTTAGGGCAACTTTGAGGAGAGAAGGTGATCTTTGTGGCTTAGTTCCCATCACAGTCATTGCTGCTTGTGATGGGAAAGTGAATAGTCTATGCAAATCCATTGACCCTAAGGTGGATTCAAACGCTTGCTTGGCTCTTTTGTTTATCAAGTCAGCTGCTTCCAAGTTATCTGGATCTCTCAGCACTTCTGATGGAGGGCTTTGGATTAAACGGCAGAACCCGTATCCTCAAAACATATTAGACTCATCAACAATGCAAGAATCTTGCTCCTCATGTGCCATACGTGTGCATGCTCTGTACATTCCTAGTTCAAGGGAGGAGCTTGTTGAGCCACTCAGTTTTGATGTTCCCCCTTCTGGGTATTACTTGGATATCATTGCACAGAAGCTGGGCCTGAGTAGCTCTTCTGAGGTTCTAATCTCAAG GTCTATAGGAAGGGCTTCTTCTGAGACAAGATTGTACTACGCAGCTTCAGAATTTTATCAGTTGGATGCATCATCGACTGTGCAAAAGGTTGAACCTTGTAGAGGTTCTCTAAATGTGAGGGCTAGTTTCTTATCTGGGCAAGATATATTCGGCGATGCAATTTTGGCAGCAGTTGGTTATGCATGGAAATCAAAGGAGCTTTTCGTTGAAGATATATCTCTGCAATCTTACTTCAG AATGCTTATGAATAAGACACCTGCTGGAGCTTATAAGTTGTCTCGAGGGGCAATAATTACAGCCGAGTTGCCTGCAGCTTTTACTACAAAAACCAACTGGAGGGGTCTACTTCCAAGGGAACTCCTGTGTACATTCTGCCGCCAGCATCGGCTTGCCGAACCTAAATTCACTACTTCAATTGTTCCGGTAAAATCAGCTCCTGATTTGTCTGGACCACCAAAGAAGTTGAGAATCATGAAATCAGATGAAGAGACTGAGTATGCAGATGTGGGTCGTCCAACTCCTGCTGTTGAGGAATCACCAGAATCTGGAAGCACCTTTAAGTGCGAAGTGAAAATATTGTCCAAGACGCAGGAGGTCATCCTGGTTTGCTCCCCAAAGGAATCTTTTAAGCGACAAATTGATTGTATTCAAACTGCAGCATTGAAGGTTCTCTTGTGGTTCAATGCATACTTTCTAGATACGACACCCGAGACGCTGACCTTGTCTGCTGATTCCCTTGACATCACGTTCAATACTGAACATTTTCGTAGAGAATTTAAGCTGTCTCCATCTGTTTACAAATACCAACAGAAAAAGATCCCTGAAATAGCCGGCAACAATTGTCATGTAATCATAGAAGGCCCAGACTCTGGCATGTCTCCATCTTCTGGGTCCTTGGCAAGTATAAGTTATTCGGTCTTATTGGCAACTGTTGGTGGTCATGTAAAGGAACTTCTTGAAAGTGCTAATGAGTTTGAGTTCGAGATAGGGACTGGATCAGTTGTCTCTCATGTTGAAGTTGCAGTCGCTCAGATGTCTGTCGGCCAGTCTGCATTTTTCTCTGTCGACATCCCTGATCAGGAGCTAATATTAGCTGCATCTGATGATCCCACAAGGACAATTTCCCTCCTAGACTCAA ATTCTTGCTGCTTGGAGTATTGTGTGACATTGTTGCACATAACAGAACCTCTTGAAGATAGAATGGAGCAGGCGCTTTTTAGCCCTCCTCTATCGAAGCAAAGGGTAGAATATGCAGTATGTCATATCAGAGAATCGGATGCTACTAGTTTG GTTGATTTTGGGTGTGGATCTGGAAGTTTGCTGGATTCTTTGTTGGATTATGCGACTGGCCTGGAAAAGATTGTTGGTGTTGATATTTCAGTCAAGAGTCTTATCCGTGCAGCAAAG GTACTTCATTCAAAGCTGAGCAAAAATCCGGGTTCAATCAAGTCTTCAGCACTATATGATGGTTCTATAACTGTTTTTGATTCTCGCCTCTGCGACTTTGACATCGGCACTTGCCTGGAG gTGATTGAGCATATGGAGGAAGAGCAGGCTCATCTGTTCGGAGACGTCGTACTCAGTTCATTCCGTCCAAAGACTCTGATTGTGTCCACTCCAAACTACGAGTACAATGTCATACTCCAGGGATCTGCTGTTTCGAGCCAAGAAGAGGATGCTGAGGAGAAATCACAGCAGGAGCGGTCCTATAAGTTCCGCAACCACGATCACAAGTTTGAGTGGACCAGGAAGCAGTTCGAGTCGTGGGCATCTAAGTTAGCAGTGAAGCACAACTATCGAGTTGAGTTCAGCGGTGTTGGTGGGTCTGGGGATGTTGACCCCGGTTTTGCTTCTCAAATTGCTGTTTTTAGGAGGGAGGCCCTGCAACTTCCTTCTCTTGGAGATGGTCCGGTTGCCACTGCTGGACCGGCATCCCACCACTGCAACATCGTGTGGGAGTGGAACAATGGTAGCGGCTTGCCCTAA
- the LOC116198034 gene encoding eukaryotic translation initiation factor 3 subunit B-like: MADVSVEALAEQLGIDYLDIDVDSVQLPPGETVGILSDDDNLYQEDDLELDTGFGNIIIVDNLPVVPREKFEKLEGVIRKIYSQIGVIKEEGLWMPMDPETHKTLGYCFIAYNTVQEAELAKEKTNGYKLDRSHIFAVNMFEDFDRFMKVPDQWAPPETKLYTPGENLQHWLTDEKARDQFVIRAGSDTEVFWNDARHLKPEPVYRRTFWTESFVQWSPMGTYLATIHRQGAQLWGGASTFNRLMRYAHPQVKLIDFSPSEKYLVTYSSHEPSNPRDPQRVVINLFDARTGKVMRDFKGSADDFTVGGTGGVTGVPWPVFKWGGGKEDKYFARLGKNVISVYETETFSLIDKKSLKVENVVDFCWSPTDPILALFVPELGGGNQPARVSLVQMPGKEELRQKNLFSVSDCKMYWQSNGDYLAVKVDRYTKTKKSTYTGFELFRIKERDIPIEVLELENKNDKIIAFAWEPKGHRFAVIHGDNPRPDISFYTMKSGNNTVKVSKLTTLKGKQANALFWSPGGKYVILAGLKNFNGQLEFYNVDELETMATAEHFMATDIEWDPTGRYVATVVTSVHHEMENGFNIWSFNGKLLYRIMKDHFFQFSWRPRPPSFLSPEKEEEIAKNLKKYSKKYEAEDQDVSLQLSEQDREKRRMLKDEWEKWVSRWRQLHEEEKMERQKLRDGEASDEEEEYEAKEVEVEELLDVTEEILADD, from the exons ATGGCGGACGTGTCCGTTGAGGCGTTGGCGGAGCAGCTGGGGATCGATTATCTGGATATCGATGTCGATTCTGTTCAACTTCCACCCGGTGAAACAGTGGGCATCCTCAG TGATGATGACAATCTTTACCAGGAAGATGATCTTGAGCTAGACACAGGATTTGGTAACATCATAATTGTTGATAATCTCCCTGTTGTTCCCCGGGAGAAATTTGAGAAGCTCGAAGGGGTTATCCGCAAAATTTATAGTCAGATTGGTGTGATTAAGGAGGAGGGACTTTGGATGCCTATGGATCCTGAAACTCACAAAACCCTGGGTTACTGTTTCATCGCGTACAACACTGTTCAG GAAGCTGAACTTGCGAAGGAGAAGACAAATGGATACAAGTTAGACAGATCTCATATTTTTGCTGTGAACATGTTTGAAGACTTTGATCGGTTTATGAAAGTTCCCGACCAATGGGCCCCTCCTGAAACTAAACTGTATACGCCTGGG GAAAATCTTCAGCACTGGCTCACTGATGAAAAGGCCCGAGACCAGTTTGTGATCCGTGCTGGATCTGATACTGAGGTGTTCTGGAATGATGCGAGGCATTTGAAGCCTGAGCCAGTGTATAGACGTACT TTCTGGACTGAAAGCTTCGTGCAGTGGTCACCAATGGGCACATACTTAGCAACCATTCATAGGCAGGGTGCTCAGTTATGGGGTGGTGCCTCTACCTTTAATCGTCTCATGCGTTATGCTCATCCCCAG GTCAAGCTGATAGATTTCTCACCTAGTGAAAAGTATTTAGTGACTTACAGCAGTCATGAACCAAGCAATCCACGTGATCCACAG AGAGttgttataaatttatttgatGCGAGAACGGGAAAAGTCATGAGGGACTTCAAGGGAAGTGCTGATGATTTCACTGTTGGAGGAACTGGTGGTGTTACAGGGGTCCCGTGGCCTGTCTTCAA GTGGGGTGGTGGAAAAGAGGACAAGTATTTTGCCAGACTTGGGAAAAATGTTATCTCTGTTTATGAAACTGAGACATTCTCCCTCATCGACAAGAAGTCTCTTAAAGTTGAAAATGTGGTGGATTTTTGTTGGTCGCCTACAGATCCCATTCTTGCTCTCTTTGTGCCTGAACTTGGAGGTGGAAATCAACCTGCTCGT GTGTCCCTTGTTCAAATGCCTGGAAAGGAAGAGCTTAGACAGAAGAATCTTTTTAGCGTTAGTGACTGCAAGATGTATTGGCAAAGTAACGGGGACTACCTTGCTGTTAAGGTTGATCGTTACACAAAAACTAAAAAGAGCACCTATACTGGCTTTGAGCTCTTTAGAATTAAGGAACGCGATATCCCAATTGAGGTTTTAGAGCTCGAAAATAAGAATGATAAGATTATCGCTTTTGCATGGGAGCCTAAAGGCCACAGATTTGCTGTCATCCATGGTGATAACCCAAGGCCAGATATAAGTTTTTACACCATGAAGAGTGGCAACAACACAGTTAAGGTTTCTAAGTTGACCACTCTCAAAGGGAAGCAGGCAAATGCTCTCTTCTGGTCACCTGGTGGAAAATACGTCATTCTTGCTGGGTTGAAGAACTTCAATGGGCAGTTGGAATTTTACAATGTTGACGAGCTCGAGACCATGGCCACTGCTGAGCACTTCATGGCAACAGATATTGAATGGGATCCCACGGGCAG ATATGTTGCAACTGTCGTAACTTCAGTTCATCATGAGATGGAGAACGGTTTCAATATATGGTCCTTCAATGGCAAGCTTCTCTACCGCATTATGAAGGATCATTTCTTTCAG TTCTCATGGAGACCGAGGCCGCCATCATTCTTGAGCccggagaaggaggaggagattgCGAAGAACCTGAAGAAGTACAGCAAGAAGTATGAGGCGGAGGATCAGGATGTGTCATTGCAGTTGAGCGAGCAGGATCGTGAGAAGCGGAGGATGCTGAAGGATGAGTGGGAGAAGTGGGTCAGCAGGTGGAGGCAGTTGCACGAAGAAGAGAAGATGGAGAGACAGAAGCTCAGGGACGGAGAGGCGAGTGACGAAGAGGAAGAGTACGAGGCCAAGGAGGTCGAGGTCGAGGAGTTGTTGGatgtcaccgaggagattctaGCCGATGACTGA
- the LOC116212992 gene encoding probable receptor-like protein kinase At1g30570, which produces MPSSRKMVVGGRDGVVSVQLLLLPPLLLLFLAAAGEAQSSETEGVSVLINCGSNSSVTFDGRNWTGDSSPGFSNNLTLTSASPAAEVASTDSALGPLYGSARIFTGGLNYTFRQVPAGNYFLRLHFCPFAFDYGHDVNKSSFGVAGNGLKLLGEFNVVDEVTARLDSGSGSSNSSYLIREYLIQIGSNGLVLEFVPSKGSFGFVNAIEMVPVVVDRLFADSVSRVGGSGGASVNLSRRGLETVYRLNVGGPEIQPRQDSGLWRAWKVDTSYMINPDAGKEFKNTSNITYASVNYSSVAPLVVYETARIMTNTEVLEKRLNMSWKLMVDPGFDYLVRLHFCELVFEQSNQRNFRIYVNNKTAADNFDIYARAGGKNRGYHQDYIDAVSSKVSTLWIQLGPDTATGAAGTDALLNGLEIYKVERNGNLAYTGKHGTSSKGSSSNARTRVLLLGIGSGLGSVALLGIVVAFGFIFRRRLKTRESSDKKSGWKPLFFNEAVLNSRGSGKAAAGGGKNLNGSLTGPSTRVGRRFTIAEIRAATKNFDEGMVIGIGGFGKVYRGEIEDGTLVAIKRANPQSEQGLNEFETEIEMLSKLRHRHLVSMIGFCEEHNEMILVYEFMANRTLRSHLFGSNLPPLSWKQRLEVCIGAARGLHYLHTGADRGIIHRDVKTTNILLDENFVAKVSDFGLSKTGPALDRTHVSTAVKGSFGYLDPEYFRRQQLTEKSDVYSFGVVLFEVVCARAVINPTLPKDQINLAEWALRWQRQRSLEKIVDPHLRGNYSPESMEKYGEIAEKCLADEGRSRPMMGDVLWHLEYALHLHEEWLRANSSDDSNSGSSSSVEKSSANAESLEGQPPISLDVDLGLEGSREPESAGTDVDHRDRNRTNSTAE; this is translated from the coding sequence ATGCCCAGCTCGAGGAAGATGGTGGTGGGAGGAAGGGACGGGGTGGTTTCTGTTCagctgcttcttcttcctcctctgctTCTGCTGTTTCTAGCGGCGGCCGGGGAAGCCCAGTCGTCGGAGACAGAGGGCGTTAGTGTTCTGATAAACTgcgggtcgaattccagtgtCACCTTCGACGGCCGGAATTGGACCGGCGACTCATCCCCCGGATTCAGTAACAATCTCACCCTTACTTCTGCTTCTCCGGCGGCGGAGGTTGCAAGCACGGACTCAGCCCTGGGGCCGCTGTACGGATCCGCCCGGATCTTCACCGGCGGCTTGAACTACACGTTCCGACAAGTCCCTGCCGGGAACTATTTCCTGCGGCTTCACTTCTGCCCCTTCGCCTTCGACTATGGCCACGACGTGAACAAATCGTCGTTCGGCGTCGCGGGGAACGGGCTGAAACTCCTTGGAGAGTTCAATGTTGTGGATGAAGTCACGGCCAGGCTCGATTCAGGGAGTGGGAGCAGCAACTCTTCTTATTTGATCAGAGAGTATTTAATTCAGATTGGTTCGAATGGACTTGTTCTCGAGTTCGTCCCGAGTAAAGGGTCGTTTGGGTTCGTAAATGCTATAGAGATGGTCCCGGTGGTGGTGGACAGGCTGTTTGCGGACTCTGTCAGCAGGGTTGGGGGAAGTGGTGGTGCGAGTGTGAATTTGAGCCGGCGGGGTTTGGAGACCGTTTATAGATTGAATGTCGGGGGTCCCGAGATCCAGCCCCGTCAAGATTCGGGGCTCTGGAGGGCTTGGAAAGTTGATACGAGCTACATGATCAACCCTGATGCTGGGAAGGAGTTCAAGAACACTTCCAACATAACCTACGCATCAGTGAACTACTCATCTGTCGCTCCTCTTGTGGTTTATGAGACGGCTAGGATTATGACCAACACTGAGGTTCTCGAGAAGAGGTTGAACATGTCGTGGAAGCTCATGGTGGATCCGGGGTTCGATTACCTGGTCAGGCTGCACTTCTGCGAGTTGGTCTTTGAGCAGTCGAACCAGAGGAATTTTAGGATCTATGTCAACAATAAGACCGCAGCAGATAATTTCGACATCTATGCACGAGCAGGAGGGAAAAATAGAGGGTACCATCAGGACTATATAGACGCAGTGTCCTCGAAAGTCAGTACATTGTGGATTCAGCTGGGACCTGATACGGCAACTGGGGCTGCTGGGACCGATGCCCTCTTGAACGGGCTGGAGATCTATAAGGTGGAACGGAATGGGAATCTCGCCTACACGGGAAAGCATGGTACTTCGTCAAAAGGTTCATCAAGCAATGCAAGAACTCGTGTTCTTCTATTGGGTATTGGGTCAGGTTTAGGATCGGTAGCACTCCTTGGGATCGTAGTTGCTTTCGGCTTTATTTTCCGAAGAAGACTGAAGACAAGAGAGTCGAGTGACAAGAAAAGTGGGTGGAAACCGTTGTTCTTTAATGAGGCCGTCCTGAATAGCAGAGGGAGCGGAAAGGCAGCAGCAGGAGGTGGTAAGAATCTAAATGGGTCTCTTACCGGCCCCTCCACGAGAGTCGGGAGGCGGTTCACAATAGCTGAGATACGTGCTGCTACAAAGAACTTTGATGAGGGTATGGTTATAGGGATAGGAGGATTTGGGAAGGTATACAGAGGTGAGATCGAGGATGGGACCCTAGTAGCTATTAAGCGGGCTAACCCGCAATCTGAGCAAGGCCTTAATGAATTTGAGACCGAGATAGAGATGCTATCGAAGCTTAGGCACAGGCATCTGGTCTCGATGATTGGTTTCTGTGAGGAACACAATGAGATGATCTTGGTATACGAGTTCATGGCGAATCGAACCCTCAGGAGTCACCTGTTTGGCAGCAATCTCCCGCCACTGAGTTGGAAGCAGAGGTTAGAAGTATGCATCGGTGCCGCTAGAGGGCTCCATTACCTACACACTGGGGCAGATCGGGGAATAATCCACAGGGACGTGAAAACGACGAATATTCTGCTAGATGAGAATTTCGTTGCCAAGGTGTCTGATTTCGGGCTATCAAAGACTGGTCCCGCCCTGGACCGGACGCATGTCAGCACCGCAGTCAAGGGCAGCTTCGGGTATCTGGACCCTGAGTACTTCCGCCGACAACAGCTGACAGAGAAATCCGACGTTTATTCCTTCGGTGTGGTGCTGTTCGAGGTTGTATGTGCTAGGGCAGTTATAAACCCGACCCTGCCGAAAGATCAGATAAACCTTGCTGAGTGGGCTCTAAGATGGCAGAGGCAGAGATCACTTGAGAAGATAGTGGATCCGCACCTGAGAGGGAATTACTCGCCTGAGTCAATGGAGAAATACGGggagatagccgagaagtGTCTCGCGGACGAGGGAAGGAGCAGGCCAATGATGGGGGATGTCTTGTGGCACTTGGAGTATGCCTTGCACCTCCACGAAGAGTGGCTCCGTGCTAATAGCAGTGACGATAGTAATAGTGGCAGTAGCAGCAGTGTGGAGAAATCCTCAGCGAATGCCGAGTCCTTGGAAGGGCAACCGCCTATTAGTTTGGACGTTGATCTCGGGTTGGAGGGAAGCAGAGAACCTGAATCTGCAGGAACAGATGTGGATCACAGGGACCGGAATCGGACTAATTCAACTGCAGAATAA